From the Glycine max cultivar Williams 82 chromosome 11, Glycine_max_v4.0, whole genome shotgun sequence genome, the window TGCAACGGTCAAAAGGCTACTCTGCATTTTGAGGTCCAAGCTGCAACCTAGCCTGCATAACACTGCAGCCCTAAACACTGCAAACATTGTGACCCTAAACACTGCATGACTGAAGGTGTCTCGCCAATGGGAGAGGCGAGACCTTTTTCACGTGGCTACGTGGCGTGTCTCGCCAATGGAAACAGCGGCACCCCTCCACGTCAGCGTGTATTGTCAGTGGCAATGGCGGCACCGTCCACGTCAGCTCCTGTATCGCCAATGGCAATGGCAAGTCATGCTTTATTGCCAATGGCATTGGCGGCTTCCATGCAGAATAGACCCCCTACATAAATACTTTCGAAACAGACCCTATTACATAAATAGTTTGTAAATGTGACCCTGTGACGTAAATTTACCCCTAATTTTCCCTTCAACATATTTCTGAGTTCTGATTGTGATGTTACCTGACTTTCTAGGAGTCTCAGAAAGCCGGCAAGTTGACAAACAGATTTGCAAATGGTATATTATAACTAAAATACACCCATTGGGGTAATatcttcaaattgttttattcagTTGTCAATAATCCTCAAGCTACCAGCATAAGTACAAGCAAAGACTATTCACACACATAATAtgaatatttaatcaatcacgAAGTAATCTCACTTCACGTATTTAGCTATCAACAAATGcaaacaaatattttcaaactttACAGAACAGAATAAAACTCATTAATCCACTTAATTGTTAGATTTGTTTCTCATTAATTTTGGAAAcagaataattaagtaaaagtatgtaaggaaaaataattaatgcttctattaattaaaaaatagttttataaaataaacaaacaaattttgaaaaatgatcttaattataattgaagACGGAAGGAGTATTGaataaagttttataaaatcttGACCTGGTGTTTTACTAAACGGGTTTAAGGTCTTAATAAACACCTGAGACGTAAGTGTTGATAATGACCGCTTGTAATATTATtctctttattcttttctttttttgtcagCTTCTCTTTATCCTTTGTTAGGATCAATTGAACTTGTCACTCTTTGTAATGTCCGTTAGCTGTTATCACATTAGTTGCATCATGTGATTTACTCttagtttaaaatattcattttaaagaCGAACTcattttttgaaagaatttttaatgatatagaaatattattattttttattttattatttaaaagaaagtgataaaaaaattggcctaagatattttattttttatttctaaatgaaCTTTCTTGATTACCAAAAGAATTATGCCAACCTTAATTGCACTAGATGTGCCAGCGATTAGAACTGTTGCTGGTAAAAGTAGTTCGTAATTAAAGAAAGCAGCCACATAAGGCGTATGATTAATTAATCTCAAGATAGAACAGAAACATGCGAAAATATTTTGAGGTTCCATCAAAGAATCATCAGAAATCTTAATTATagaggttaaaaaaataaagcttaaaagatgtttaaaaaaatatcatttctaatttatatattcaatcaCGGAGTTGAAATGTCTTCCAATTCTGTAATAGATTATGCTGTTAGTGTTATGAGGGCTGGGTAGTTTTATAGTACATCTTAATTATTCACATACAAACGTTGCTTAGTAGCTTATCCATGTTGACTACGCCTCATTGGACCATAAGCACGTCAATGTGACGTGCATAATATTAAATCTTTAGTCTGAATTGAAGTTTCAAACCACAATTTGTTTGGCTCAGCAAAATGTTAAACTCCTTAATTACTATCCCTTATTTTAGGCTAAGAAAAACATGTTTTCTCCATCACTCAGACTTTGATATTATCTTAGTCCACCAATTTATCGACGTCATCAACaactagacttttttttttttttttgaggccTAAACCGATTGAGTTTGAGAAATGAGAACCACAAGAATATGGTGCAACTCAATAGCACGTAGCCTTAACAAATTATTGTATATCTCAGACTTTTAGACTTTGACATTGTCTTAGTCTCGTTCACCCACGCTTTCACATCATCAACAACTagacatttttcttcttctttgaggCCAATATCAAACCCatattttgaagtttgaacccCTTAGTTTGAGAGTTTTAAGAATATGAAACTCGTAACCTTAACCTTGTTGATGTTGTGGTCATGGTGGAGCTTTGAGGGTGCAGTAGGAGACCCTCAAACTCTATTACTCAAACAGGATTGCAGCGGATTCACGGCACCCAACTTGTCCAACTTCAACCAAAATCTAAACGCAAGTTTGGCAGACCTGAGAGCAGAAGTGAGCAACCAAAGGAAGCACTTTGCCACTTCTCAATCAACCACCGGAACGAGTCCTGTCTATGCCATGATTCAATGCAGGAACTACCTCTCCAACACCGACTGCGCTGCCTGCCTCGCCGCCGCCGACGCCAAGATTCGCAACTGCTCCACCGGAGCTAACGGTGCCCGTGTCATTTACGACGGCTGCTTCCTCAGGTACACACACCTCCATCCAGTATGTGTTCAACCACCTGTTTCTTGTGCTTAACAGACCACCCTACTATACAAGTgagacttaaaataaattttaataaaaatatttataatttaaatgaaagAATTATATATTGGACATTTTTGctaatatatataatctttttaaaatgatttcaaaatgattttttggCACGTCTCTTGGTGTGTCCGATCACTTTgatgagaggagagagagatgaGACAATGGACGAGTGAAACAATAGGAAGAGACGAGACAAATATGTATTTAACTGTTGTACTTAGCTGAATGCGCGAATCTGAAAATTTTCCGACTGAAGAGAATCCCAATACATAAAACTCTATCAATAAGACATGGAAaagtttgttaatttaaatggtttctagttgttttttttttctttttcgatcGATATATCAAAGTGAATGAATATGCAGGGGGGGTCTCCCCCCAATACATCAAGGACAGTAAAGAGACATCTTATACAATCATCCTAAACTTATATAGACTATAGTCCTAATATAGAGTCACCCCAAACAAACACCATGTATCTATACattcaattgttttttattggttaatagTGTAAAACATTTTTAGTGACAAGACTTGCTTATTGAAgtcttaattaatattgttatttagTGGCCCCTCGGTCGTTGAATATACTATCTAGCAtaactttttcttctttaaatttaatgaaaaggATGACCCctgtttcttaaaattaaatcccgaaaataaaacattatataaGACAATGAAATCACTATCTAACAGTGATACACGTGTCACAATAATGATGCATGCCACAATTAACATGTCATGGTGTACACGACTTCTTTTTGACATAAAAATTGGTTTAATGGGATTCACTACCTAGCAGTATTCTTAAGATATGATGTAATTTATAATCTAAAGACTAATTATGAAACTGTTTGTTACATTACCAATAAAGCAAAACTTTGCTGTACAGGATGTTTATTTTGGAATGATGTTGGGGTTTAAGCAAGTTCGTTATCTTGACGAATTTGTTTGATTCCTCTGcgtgtatgtatatataaatcatttattGACTAAGCAAATTAAAGGTTTGCATTAACACAAATCACCAATAAGATGTTTATCGATTATGAGACTGAATTAGTTGATTAATTTAGATATGCTTTCATCACAAGAACATCTTCATGAAACAAAGTCAGAATTGACTTCGATGTTTGATACTTCCAAATGTGTTGACTGTTGAGGTACGAGAGCAATGATTTCTTTGCCCAGATCATGCCTCGCAGCAGCATACTTTGTGGAAGTCAGAGTGCAGATGAAAGCACAGCTTTCAGTGAAGCTGGACAACAAGTACTAACGGATCTACAAATAGCAACACCAAAAATCACTGGCTACTATGCAGCTACCAAGACACAAGTGGCTGGTGGTGCAATCTATGCCATTGCACAATGTGCTGAAACTCTCACACAAGACAATTGTTTGGAATGTTTGTCAAATGAACAGACCACCGTACAAGGTTGTCTTCCCAATACAAATGGTAGGGCATTCGATGCAGGGTGCTTTATGAGATACTCAGAGACACCCTTCTTTTCTGATAACCAAACCATTGATATCGCTCCCTTCTTAAATCAAGGTACAAATGCCATTACTCCttttaatatatgtttaatgaataaaaatgtcATCTCTATTTGTATAACTATATCGATATATGTTGGAATTGAGGTCAAATTCTTTTTTGTCTTGAAGGAGGACGTTCAACTAAGAAGTGGTTCATTATTGGTGGTGTTGTTGGGGGTTTAGTCCTTGTTGTGAtccttcttttatcatttttaattataattcccGGGTGTAGAAGATCCCAAATTCCCAAAAGAGTTCCTAGAGGTAATACTATTTGGAAAGCCTTGTGAGACTTTGCAATTGCATCCAACTATCACACATTTATCAATCATGccttttaattttagttgttttgaaaaaaaaaaaatttgaatccaCGACTTCATTTATAtgtaaagaaaaatcaaactcatTTTTTACTTTGCAGGTAACATATTGGAAGGGACTCAGTTGAAAGGTCCAACCAAGTTTAAGTATAGTGACTTGAAAGCTGCAACGAAAAACtttagtgagaaaaataaaCTAGGAGAAGGAGGCTTTGGAGCTGTATACAAGGTAAAATCGAGTTGTTCCTCACATTTCAATTGTGATTCTAAGGAATTGTTTTTGAGGTAAAGTTGTCAACTAAGATCTTCATAAGCTAAGAAGGCAATATTAATGATAAGCCACACATCTAGTGATAGAGATAAATGACTTTCAAGcaaaattttaattctgatCCCATTGAATAGGGAACTATGAAAAATGGGAAAGTTGTTGcagtgaaaaaattaatttcaggaAATTCCAGCAAGATAGATGACGACTTTGAAAGTGAAGTAATGCTTATAAGTAATGTTCATCATAGAAATCTGGTTCAGCTTCTTGGTTGTTGCAGTAAAGGCCAAGATAGAATCCTTGTCTATGAATACATGGCAAACAACAGCCTCgacaaatttttatttggtaACTAATTAACATGTCAATTTCCAGTAGAAGCATTAAGTTTTACTTTGTTTCCCTTCTATTCTTCTCTTAAGTTTTGAGCATATAAACATGAGAGACAGGTAACAGAAGATGTTCCCTTAACTGGAAACAACGCTATGATATAATTTTGGGCACTGCAAGGGGATTGACTTATCTACATGAGGAATTTCATGTTTCTATCATACATAGAGATATCAAGAGTTGCAATATCCTCTTGGATGAAGAACTTCAGCCCAAAATTTCTGATTTTGGCTTGGTAAAGCTCCTTCCTGAAGACAAATCTCATCTCAGTACAAGATTTGCAGGAACAGTGTAAGTCAATAAATTACCAATGACTCAGCTTGAAATATTTAAAGGGTAAAATGTATTACACCGATATGCTATGCGTAATAGTCTCATGATTTCTTAGTATTATATATGGTATAAATGAAATGCACTTGTCAGGGGATACACAGCACCTGAGTATGCACTCCATGGTCAATTATCAAAAAAGGCTGATACATACAGCTATGGAATTGTAGTGCTAGAAATCATAAGTGGTCAAAAGAGTACTGATGTGAGAGTTGATGATGATGGTGAGGAAGAGTCCCTTCTTCGACAAGTAAGGAATTTCCCATAAATATGtaccaaaaattgtttgttttcttgtaaCATTTTGCTATATGACAGTTGGTTTTGACTATAACAGGCATGGAAGTTGTATGAGAGAGGCATGCACTTGGAGTTGGTGGACGAAACCTTGAATGATAACTATGATgcagaagaagtgaagaaaatCATAGAAATTGCTTTGTTGTGTACTCAAGCATCGGCTGCGATGAGACCAGCTATGTCTGAAGTAGTAGTGCTACTCAGTAGCAATGCACTTGAGCATATGAGACCTTCAATGCCTATCTTTATTGAGTCTAAATTAAAGCCCCACAGAGATATTTTTGCCTCAACTAGTTCCTCTACATCTAATGCTACTGCCTCCAGTTCTATAGTACCTGCTCGATGATTAATTATGTATATGATGCACATGTTAGAGGGGCAGAATGATGTTGTAGAGCATACAGATGCATGATAAGTAATTAAAGTTTGTTGTGATGATTAATTGGTAGTTGTAATTAGTTATTCCTGGTAGCACTCTTTGGTAGTGTTGGATGTTTGTATAAATGCCATACATAGATTTGTTGCACTGAATCAATAATTGATTTCATTCGTTTTTTCTGTTCTCTCAGTTTTCTTTTATAGTATTAGAGCTCTCAATTCAGAGCTCAGCCAGGGTTTGTTTTCCATGGTGAGAAACCACAATTCTTCTTCCTGTCATTTCCATAACCAAAATCAGAATGGTTCAAATGGATCTGTTCTTAATCCTTTGCAAAAAGAAGTTCCTTTGGAAAGTGGCATCAATTGTTACGGCCTTTACTTCTGTTTTGGCTATAACCAAGTATTTCATAATTGTGTTCTGAAACATctgcatatttattttgtgcATGTTTTTCTGCTAAGGCTGAAAACCATACTTTTGTTttagttacaatgttaaaataATGCCTTGCCACCTAATTAATACTAAATAAAAGTAGTTGATATGATAAACACAGGCCATAATTGAGGCCTAAAAGACTTTTCATAGGAtaaagtctttttctctttatcgTCCTTTGTTTGGAATTGGAATTGAACTTGTCACTCTTTTGTAATGTCCCCCAGCTTTTATTACATTACACACTGTATAAAGATTAAAACGCAGTTTTTAAGTTGCCACATATTACTAAACCTTAACTATTTATGTGTAATTGTATGATcaacatttaattttacttgactgttgaaattgctacaaatttctagaatattcttaaatataatatgtatgaaaatagtagaatatcctagaactatagaatatggtagaacaatctagaactataatgtgtatgtggtagaacaatctagaactataagtgtatgtataagatagaagaatctagaactatcatgatactaatctatcatgaaaactctagaaagatctaaagtaatgtagaaacattcaccaccattaagaggttggtgacttgagcctataaataggcaattggtatgttgtaattaataatccaagaaatcaatgacatagccttctttctaaaacaattctctaaaatTATCAACTATCATCTAACCAACTACCAATAGTGGCATCAGAGCTACGTTCGGTCATACATTGGGCGTAGTTATATTACCTACCTACCATTCCAAAATCCTCCcaactacttcaaaaatttcCTTTGTATTATTAACCcactctaataa encodes:
- the CRK28 gene encoding cysteine-rich receptor-like protein kinase 2 isoform X1, with the translated sequence MKLVTLTLLMLWSWWSFEGAVGDPQTLLLKQDCSGFTAPNLSNFNQNLNASLADLRAEVSNQRKHFATSQSTTGTSPVYAMIQCRNYLSNTDCAACLAAADAKIRNCSTGANGARVIYDGCFLRYESNDFFAQIMPRSSILCGSQSADESTAFSEAGQQVLTDLQIATPKITGYYAATKTQVAGGAIYAIAQCAETLTQDNCLECLSNEQTTVQGCLPNTNGRAFDAGCFMRYSETPFFSDNQTIDIAPFLNQGGRSTKKWFIIGGVVGGLVLVVILLLSFLIIIPGCRRSQIPKRVPRGNILEGTQLKGPTKFKYSDLKAATKNFSEKNKLGEGGFGAVYKGTMKNGKVVAVKKLISGNSSKIDDDFESEVMLISNVHHRNLVQLLGCCSKGQDRILVYEYMANNSLDKFLFGNRRCSLNWKQRYDIILGTARGLTYLHEEFHVSIIHRDIKSCNILLDEELQPKISDFGLVKLLPEDKSHLSTRFAGTVGYTAPEYALHGQLSKKADTYSYGIVVLEIISGQKSTDVRVDDDGEEESLLRQAWKLYERGMHLELVDETLNDNYDAEEVKKIIEIALLCTQASAAMRPAMSEVVVLLSSNALEHMRPSMPIFIESKLKPHRDIFASTSSSTSNATASSSIVPAR
- the CRK28 gene encoding cysteine-rich receptor-like protein kinase 2 isoform X2, whose translation is MKLVTLTLLMLWSWWSFEGAVGDPQTLLLKQDCSGFTAPNLSNFNQNLNASLADLRAEVSNQRKHFATSQSTTGTSPVYAMIQCRNYLSNTDCAACLAAADAKIRNCSTGANGARVIYDGCFLRYESNDFFAQIMPRSSILCGSQSADESTAFSEAGQQVLTDLQIATPKITGYYAATKTQVAGGAIYAIAQCAETLTQDNCLECLSNEQTTVQGCLPNTNGRAFDAGCFMRYSETPFFSDNQTIDIAPFLNQGGRSTKKWFIIGGVVGGLVLVVILLLSFLIIIPGCRRSQIPKRVPRGNILEGTQLKGPTKFKYSDLKAATKNFSEKNKLGEGGFGAVYKGTMKNGKVVAVKKLISGNSSKIDDDFESEVMLISNVHHRNLVQLLGCCSKGQDRILVYEYMANNSLDKFLFGNRRCSLNWKQRYDIILGTARGLTYLHEEFHVSIIHRDIKSCNILLDEELQPKISDFGLVKLLPEDKSHLSTRFAGTVGYTAPEYALHGQLSKKADTYSYGIVVLEIISGQKSTDVRVDDDGEEESLLRQAWKLYERGMLLELVDKSLDPNNYDAEEVKKVIAIALLCTQASAAMRPAMSEVVVLLNCNNLLEHMRPSMPIFIESNLRPQRDIFASTGSSTSNATTSNSI